One Stigmatopora argus isolate UIUO_Sarg chromosome 20, RoL_Sarg_1.0, whole genome shotgun sequence genomic region harbors:
- the gal3st4 gene encoding galactose-3-O-sulfotransferase 4 isoform X1 has protein sequence MLFKRRARMLRGLACGRPGKALLLFVAVIFTGQLLLIIFKSNQQAARSVFSSRDGRGPSLGPCRPRDHIVFLKTHKTASSTVLNVLYRFGEERGLRFALPLGYQLGYPLPFDAHRVKGYRGPGVVDFHIMANHMRFQKAEVEKVMPAADTFYFSIIRDPLALAESSFAYYKEVAPAFRKAKGLGDFADNAGQYYDPRARNNHYARNLLWFDFGLDHEANFSEATAREGEAAVRRAFQLVLVSEFFDQSMILLRHALCWPLDAVVSFSLNARQQPKAADTSAALAVAVAVGTGPRGPARGPRGPRAPPDLTLTREQREKLRRWNALDWHLYRAFNRTFWQEVERFGAARMEREVALLRARRRALAGVCLRDGGKPVEAQRIRDKAIRPYQSGFGRILGYELRPGLDNATATACLRMILPEIQYKDALDAKQFPRAPRPAQRSSVPDS, from the exons ATGCTTTTCAAACGGAGAGCCAG GATGTTGAGAGGCTTGGCGTGCGGCCGGCCGGGGAAAGCGCTCCTCCTCTTCGTGGCCGTCATTTTCACGGGACAACTGCTGCTCATCATCTTCAAGAG CAACCAGCAGGCCGCGCGCTCAGTCTTCTCCTCCCGTGACGGGCGAGGCCCGTCGCTGGGCCCCTGCCGGCCCCGCGACCACATCGTGTTCCTCAAGACGCACAAGACGGCCAGCAGCACCGTGCTCAACGTGCTGTATCGTTTCGGGGAGGAGCGCGGCCTGCGTTTCGCCCTGCCGCTGGGCTACCAGCTGGGCTACCCGCTGCCCTTCGACGCCCACCGGGTCAAGGGCTACCGGGGCCCCGGGGTGGTGGACTTCCACATCATGGCCAATCACATGAGGTTCCAGAAGGCCGAG GTGGAGAAGGTGATGCCCGCCGCCGACACCTTCTACTTCTCCATCATCCGGGACCCGCTGGCTCTGGCCGAGTCGTCCTTCGCCTACTACAAGGAAGTGGCGCCGGCCTTCCGCAAGGCCAAAGGCCTGGGCGACTTTGCCGACAACGCCGGCCAGTACTACGACCCGCGGGCCCGCAACAACCACTACGCCCGCAACTTGCTGTGGTTCGACTTCGGCCTGGACCACGAGGCCAACTTCTCGGAGGCCACGGCGCGAGAGGGCGAGGCGGCCGTGCGCCGGGCCTTCCAGCTGGTCCTGGTGTCCGAGTTCTTCGACCAGTCCATGATCCTCCTGCGCCACGCCCTGTGCTGGCCCCTGGACGCCGTGGTGTCCTTTAGCCTCAACGCGCGGCAGCAGCCCAAGGCGGCGGACACTTCCGCCGCCCTCGCCGTGGCCGTGGCCGTGGGCACGGGGCCTCGGGGGCCGGCCCGCGGGCCCCGGGGCCCCAGAGCGCCGCCCGACCTGACCCTGACCCGGGAGCAGCGGGAGAAACTGCGGCGGTGGAACGCCTTGGACTGGCACTTGTACCGGGCCTTCAACCGCACCTTCTGGCAGGAAGTGGAGCGCTTCGGGGCGGCGCGCATGGAGCGGGAGGTGGCTCTCCTGCGGGCTCGGCGCCGGGCCCTGGCCGGGGTCTGCCTGAGGGACGGCGGCAAGCCCGTGGAGGCCCAGCGCATCCGGGACAAGGCCATCAGGCCCTACCAGAGCGGCTTCGGCAGGATCCTGGGCTACGAGCTGCGTCCGGGGCTGGACAACGCCACGGCCACGGCCTGCCTGAGGATGATCCTGCCCGAGATCCAGTACAAGGACGCGCTGGACGCCAAACAGTTCCCAAGGGCGCCGCGGCCGGCTCAGCGGAGCTCTGTGCCCGACTCTTGA
- the gal3st4 gene encoding galactose-3-O-sulfotransferase 4 isoform X2: MLRGLACGRPGKALLLFVAVIFTGQLLLIIFKSNQQAARSVFSSRDGRGPSLGPCRPRDHIVFLKTHKTASSTVLNVLYRFGEERGLRFALPLGYQLGYPLPFDAHRVKGYRGPGVVDFHIMANHMRFQKAEVEKVMPAADTFYFSIIRDPLALAESSFAYYKEVAPAFRKAKGLGDFADNAGQYYDPRARNNHYARNLLWFDFGLDHEANFSEATAREGEAAVRRAFQLVLVSEFFDQSMILLRHALCWPLDAVVSFSLNARQQPKAADTSAALAVAVAVGTGPRGPARGPRGPRAPPDLTLTREQREKLRRWNALDWHLYRAFNRTFWQEVERFGAARMEREVALLRARRRALAGVCLRDGGKPVEAQRIRDKAIRPYQSGFGRILGYELRPGLDNATATACLRMILPEIQYKDALDAKQFPRAPRPAQRSSVPDS; this comes from the exons ATGTTGAGAGGCTTGGCGTGCGGCCGGCCGGGGAAAGCGCTCCTCCTCTTCGTGGCCGTCATTTTCACGGGACAACTGCTGCTCATCATCTTCAAGAG CAACCAGCAGGCCGCGCGCTCAGTCTTCTCCTCCCGTGACGGGCGAGGCCCGTCGCTGGGCCCCTGCCGGCCCCGCGACCACATCGTGTTCCTCAAGACGCACAAGACGGCCAGCAGCACCGTGCTCAACGTGCTGTATCGTTTCGGGGAGGAGCGCGGCCTGCGTTTCGCCCTGCCGCTGGGCTACCAGCTGGGCTACCCGCTGCCCTTCGACGCCCACCGGGTCAAGGGCTACCGGGGCCCCGGGGTGGTGGACTTCCACATCATGGCCAATCACATGAGGTTCCAGAAGGCCGAG GTGGAGAAGGTGATGCCCGCCGCCGACACCTTCTACTTCTCCATCATCCGGGACCCGCTGGCTCTGGCCGAGTCGTCCTTCGCCTACTACAAGGAAGTGGCGCCGGCCTTCCGCAAGGCCAAAGGCCTGGGCGACTTTGCCGACAACGCCGGCCAGTACTACGACCCGCGGGCCCGCAACAACCACTACGCCCGCAACTTGCTGTGGTTCGACTTCGGCCTGGACCACGAGGCCAACTTCTCGGAGGCCACGGCGCGAGAGGGCGAGGCGGCCGTGCGCCGGGCCTTCCAGCTGGTCCTGGTGTCCGAGTTCTTCGACCAGTCCATGATCCTCCTGCGCCACGCCCTGTGCTGGCCCCTGGACGCCGTGGTGTCCTTTAGCCTCAACGCGCGGCAGCAGCCCAAGGCGGCGGACACTTCCGCCGCCCTCGCCGTGGCCGTGGCCGTGGGCACGGGGCCTCGGGGGCCGGCCCGCGGGCCCCGGGGCCCCAGAGCGCCGCCCGACCTGACCCTGACCCGGGAGCAGCGGGAGAAACTGCGGCGGTGGAACGCCTTGGACTGGCACTTGTACCGGGCCTTCAACCGCACCTTCTGGCAGGAAGTGGAGCGCTTCGGGGCGGCGCGCATGGAGCGGGAGGTGGCTCTCCTGCGGGCTCGGCGCCGGGCCCTGGCCGGGGTCTGCCTGAGGGACGGCGGCAAGCCCGTGGAGGCCCAGCGCATCCGGGACAAGGCCATCAGGCCCTACCAGAGCGGCTTCGGCAGGATCCTGGGCTACGAGCTGCGTCCGGGGCTGGACAACGCCACGGCCACGGCCTGCCTGAGGATGATCCTGCCCGAGATCCAGTACAAGGACGCGCTGGACGCCAAACAGTTCCCAAGGGCGCCGCGGCCGGCTCAGCGGAGCTCTGTGCCCGACTCTTGA